Proteins encoded together in one Telopea speciosissima isolate NSW1024214 ecotype Mountain lineage chromosome 4, Tspe_v1, whole genome shotgun sequence window:
- the LOC122657810 gene encoding abscisic stress-ripening protein 3-like produces MSEKKHHSHHFHHHKEVKPAGEMTKKDYEKQVKHHKHLEHVGKLGAVAAVTVARHEKHMAKKDPENAHKHKIKEEIAATVAVGSIGFAIHEHHQKKEAKKEKQSAFGKKHHLF; encoded by the exons atgTCTGAGAAGAAGCACCACAGCCACCACTTTCACCACCACAAGGAGGTAAAACCCGCCGGAGAAATGACCAAGAAAGACTATGAGAAACAAGTAAAACACCACAAACACTTAGAGCACGTCGGCAAGCTAGGTGCTGTAGCCGCTGTTACTGTTGCTCGG CATGAGAAGCATATGGCTAAGAAAGACCCTGAGAATGCTCACAAACACAAGATCAAAGAGGAGATTGCAGCAACAGTTGCAGTGGGCAGTATTGGATTTGCCATCCATGAGCACCATCAGAAGAAAGaagctaaaaaagaaaaacaatcagCTTTCGGGAAGAAACACCATCTGTTCTGA